One genomic window of Litoribacterium kuwaitense includes the following:
- a CDS encoding quaternary amine ABC transporter ATP-binding protein, which yields MTAQIKVDHVSKIFGPKPKSVIPMIQQGMSKEDILKKTNHTVGVYDASFEVNKGEVFVIMGLSGSGKSTLIRCFNLLNRPTDGSIYIDGENIVQYQSTALKKMRQEKVAMVFQHFGLFSHRTILANVEYGLEIRNVSKEERREIALKNIETVGLKGYEDKYPDELSGGMQQRVGLARALANDPDILLMDEPFSALDPLIRREMQLELLDIQERLQKTIIFITHDVNEAFKIGDRVAVMKNGRVEQVGTPEEIIEAPANDYISEFIKDIDRSKVFQAEHVMIKPNALVSLKSGLNVAVKEMKENGISSVFVVDRGRHVKGIVTIDDAIKGIKEKKSLEDVLRHDITVVQSDEYINDLIPKALESMFPLAVVNENEKLVGFILRVHVLSGLVSDDINESEEYHG from the coding sequence GTGACCGCACAGATTAAGGTAGACCACGTGTCGAAAATTTTTGGACCTAAGCCAAAATCAGTCATCCCAATGATTCAACAAGGCATGTCCAAAGAAGACATTTTAAAAAAGACGAATCATACGGTCGGTGTGTATGACGCTTCCTTCGAAGTCAATAAAGGCGAAGTGTTTGTCATTATGGGCTTGTCCGGGAGCGGAAAATCGACCCTCATCCGTTGCTTTAATTTGCTGAACAGACCAACTGACGGCTCGATTTATATTGACGGTGAAAACATCGTTCAATACCAGAGCACAGCGCTTAAAAAAATGAGGCAAGAAAAGGTGGCAATGGTGTTTCAGCATTTTGGCTTGTTTAGCCATCGGACCATTCTTGCTAATGTAGAGTACGGTCTTGAAATACGTAATGTGTCTAAAGAAGAACGACGGGAGATTGCTTTGAAAAATATTGAGACCGTCGGGTTGAAAGGTTATGAAGATAAGTATCCAGACGAATTATCAGGCGGCATGCAGCAACGGGTTGGCTTAGCTCGTGCTTTAGCAAACGACCCAGACATTTTACTCATGGATGAGCCTTTTAGTGCCCTCGACCCACTCATTCGCCGCGAAATGCAGCTTGAACTATTAGATATTCAGGAACGCCTGCAAAAAACAATTATCTTTATTACTCATGATGTCAATGAAGCATTTAAAATTGGCGATCGCGTCGCTGTCATGAAAAACGGCCGTGTCGAGCAGGTTGGCACGCCAGAAGAAATTATCGAAGCGCCAGCGAATGACTACATCTCCGAGTTTATTAAAGACATTGACCGCTCGAAAGTGTTCCAAGCCGAGCACGTTATGATTAAGCCAAATGCCCTCGTTTCCTTAAAGTCAGGTCTCAATGTTGCTGTTAAAGAAATGAAGGAAAACGGCATTTCCAGTGTCTTTGTCGTTGACCGTGGTCGTCATGTCAAAGGAATCGTTACGATAGATGATGCGATTAAAGGCATTAAAGAGAAAAAATCGCTGGAAGACGTTCTACGCCACGACATTACAGTTGTTCAATCAGACGAGTATATTAACGATTTAATTCCAAAAGCTTTGGAATCGATGTTCCCTCTAGCGGTCGTCAATGAAAATGAGAAACTCGTCGGTTTTATCCTTCGTGTCCATGTTCTTTCTGGCTTAGTATCAGATGATATTAATGAAAGCGAAGAATACCACGGATAA
- a CDS encoding ABC transporter substrate-binding protein, which translates to MKKAGFVVMWVAFLMVVGLAACGGGQSQTQPPANEPTEGGNQTQGDSETEKHKVGILAPAVTHGWVAAVAYHADERAQELSDEIDYQIQTSSNAEEMTSQLDDLMTWGAEAIVAFPQWEGMEIPIQRAIDEGIEVVNFDIAIDVDGVYRVAGDNKDMGIQGAHYIVDKIGTSGEVVVLENPSAGSVSELRIEGFEETVAEIAPELNVHKYASEFTREAGLKDFADILTSREQIDAVFSIDDETSIGVLQAIKEAGRENIQVVTGGGGMQEYFNMMPENDDIWIQSALYSPAMVKDAIDVAVQVLNGEDVEKQTIIPTTVVDRENYEDFLDDQSPY; encoded by the coding sequence ATGAAGAAGGCGGGCTTCGTCGTCATGTGGGTAGCTTTCTTGATGGTGGTCGGACTAGCTGCATGTGGCGGTGGTCAATCACAAACGCAACCGCCGGCCAATGAGCCAACTGAAGGGGGAAATCAAACCCAAGGAGATTCAGAGACTGAGAAACATAAAGTAGGCATTTTAGCTCCTGCAGTGACGCATGGATGGGTCGCTGCTGTGGCATACCATGCTGATGAGCGTGCGCAAGAACTGTCTGATGAAATAGATTACCAAATCCAAACGAGCAGCAATGCGGAGGAGATGACTTCGCAGCTCGATGATCTAATGACATGGGGCGCTGAAGCGATTGTCGCTTTTCCACAATGGGAAGGCATGGAGATACCGATTCAGCGGGCCATTGACGAAGGGATTGAAGTCGTCAACTTTGATATTGCAATCGATGTAGACGGTGTTTACCGTGTTGCTGGAGACAACAAAGATATGGGCATTCAAGGCGCTCATTATATTGTAGACAAAATTGGCACGTCCGGAGAAGTTGTCGTGCTTGAGAATCCTTCCGCAGGGTCTGTGTCGGAGCTAAGAATCGAAGGATTTGAAGAAACAGTTGCCGAGATTGCTCCTGAGCTTAACGTACACAAGTATGCTTCTGAATTCACACGTGAAGCAGGTTTAAAAGATTTTGCCGATATTCTCACGAGTCGAGAGCAGATTGATGCTGTATTTTCAATAGATGATGAAACGTCAATAGGGGTTCTACAAGCGATTAAAGAAGCAGGGAGAGAAAATATCCAAGTCGTGACGGGCGGTGGGGGAATGCAGGAATATTTTAACATGATGCCAGAAAACGATGATATTTGGATTCAATCGGCATTGTATAGCCCGGCGATGGTGAAGGATGCGATCGATGTCGCTGTGCAAGTGTTAAACGGAGAGGACGTTGAAAAGCAGACAATTATCCCTACAACGGTCGTCGATCGCGAAAATTATGAAGACTTTCTCGATGATCAGTCCCCTTATTAA
- a CDS encoding MATE family efflux transporter: MEKSSTKRTLFILAWPILIELLMLRLMGVFDTLMLSQFSDQAAAAVGFSNQVLMTAGVFLSVISMGTIIVVSQYLGANDVKGAHEVARVALTSNMLVGLVVGVGLVVFTPSIVDWLHLPEELQKEGVQYIAIVGGGFFLQGLMVTFSALFKSHGLTKMTMYMMLGVNVLNLIGNAIVLFGLFGVPVFGVAGVAWVTVVSRGVGVLVFIVLLYHKLHLKRPLFTLQLRSKYMKSLFRIGAPSSVDAVAWNGHMLVITVLMAMLGTVALTSNVYANNLKMLITMFAGAIGQGTLLLIARDVGAAQLEVAFRRTKVILNIALVLVFTTAVLMALFSRPLLTVFSSNLEIIRTGSQLLMVAIILELGRSFNLVYNNALKAAKDVDYPMVVNILGMWCISVPFAFIFGMQWGLGVVGIWLAFTVDEWIRGLLLRRRWMTKHAPANK; this comes from the coding sequence ATGGAGAAATCCTCCACGAAAAGAACACTGTTCATATTGGCATGGCCGATTTTAATCGAGCTGTTGATGCTTCGCCTCATGGGAGTCTTCGACACGCTTATGCTTAGTCAATTTTCGGATCAGGCCGCAGCAGCTGTCGGTTTTTCCAACCAAGTGTTAATGACAGCTGGGGTCTTTTTATCAGTCATTTCCATGGGGACCATCATTGTCGTTTCACAGTATCTAGGCGCCAATGATGTAAAAGGTGCCCATGAAGTCGCGCGTGTTGCTTTAACGAGCAATATGCTTGTCGGACTCGTTGTAGGTGTTGGACTCGTTGTGTTCACTCCGTCAATTGTAGATTGGCTTCACCTTCCCGAAGAGCTTCAAAAAGAAGGTGTTCAGTATATTGCAATCGTCGGTGGAGGATTTTTTCTACAAGGGTTAATGGTTACGTTTTCGGCGTTATTTAAGTCTCATGGACTCACGAAAATGACGATGTATATGATGCTCGGTGTCAATGTTTTAAACTTAATCGGCAACGCCATTGTTCTTTTTGGTCTCTTCGGTGTTCCCGTCTTTGGGGTTGCTGGTGTTGCGTGGGTCACAGTTGTTAGCCGCGGCGTTGGTGTGCTCGTGTTTATTGTTCTTCTTTATCATAAGCTACACTTGAAAAGACCGCTGTTTACATTACAATTACGTTCAAAATATATGAAATCACTCTTTAGAATTGGAGCGCCTTCGTCTGTGGATGCAGTAGCATGGAATGGACATATGCTCGTTATTACTGTATTGATGGCGATGCTCGGGACGGTTGCACTAACGTCAAATGTGTATGCCAACAATTTAAAAATGCTGATTACGATGTTTGCCGGAGCGATTGGTCAAGGAACGCTGCTATTGATTGCGAGGGATGTAGGCGCCGCTCAATTGGAGGTAGCGTTCCGTCGCACGAAGGTGATTTTAAACATCGCTCTGGTGCTTGTGTTCACGACTGCTGTATTGATGGCACTGTTTTCTCGGCCCTTACTTACGGTTTTCTCGAGCAATCTTGAAATCATTCGTACAGGAAGTCAGCTGTTAATGGTAGCAATTATTCTGGAGCTCGGCCGTTCCTTTAACCTCGTTTATAATAATGCGCTTAAGGCGGCGAAAGATGTAGATTATCCGATGGTCGTGAATATTCTTGGCATGTGGTGCATCAGCGTTCCTTTTGCCTTTATTTTCGGGATGCAATGGGGCTTGGGTGTCGTCGGCATCTGGCTTGCCTTCACAGTAGATGAATGGATACGCGGCTTACTATTGCGGCGCCGCTGGATGACAAAGCATGCACCGGCAAATAAATAA
- a CDS encoding DNA-3-methyladenine glycosylase, with protein sequence MEPLPRSFYERPTLEVAEELIGKQLVHEAPSGKRLIGRIVEVEAYKGPEDKASHTYNNRRTPRNEAMYGPAGHAYVYISYGLHHCMNCVTRGEGYPEGVLLRSVEPLMGIDEMAKLRFQKSWEELSKAKRIQLTNGPGKLTQALAISRDAHNHLDLTTPPLYISDGRGGAVRTSKRIGIENSGDAVHYPWRFYEEGNPYVLKKHLQD encoded by the coding sequence ATGGAACCACTTCCACGCTCATTTTATGAACGGCCTACGCTCGAAGTTGCTGAAGAGCTGATTGGAAAACAGCTCGTCCATGAAGCTCCTAGTGGCAAACGGCTGATTGGACGAATCGTTGAAGTGGAAGCATACAAAGGACCTGAAGACAAAGCTTCTCACACGTATAATAACCGGCGCACGCCCCGGAATGAAGCGATGTACGGTCCAGCCGGCCATGCGTATGTATACATTAGCTATGGATTGCACCATTGTATGAACTGTGTGACGCGTGGTGAGGGCTATCCTGAGGGCGTTCTCCTACGAAGTGTCGAACCGTTGATGGGAATAGATGAGATGGCAAAGCTGCGCTTCCAAAAAAGTTGGGAAGAACTATCCAAGGCTAAACGTATTCAGTTAACCAACGGTCCTGGCAAGCTGACGCAAGCACTTGCCATTTCGCGTGACGCCCATAATCACCTTGATTTAACCACGCCTCCCCTCTATATCTCCGATGGACGAGGAGGAGCTGTACGAACTTCAAAGCGTATCGGCATTGAGAATAGCGGCGACGCCGTTCATTATCCATGGCGTTTTTATGAAGAAGGCAACCCGTATGTTTTAAAGAAACATCTGCAAGACTGA
- a CDS encoding MFS transporter: MKKLIFLASVSYLVIGMAHIVSGAVLESMLQHYGLAYQDGGQFIMNQFLGFLFGVLFSPWLSKKLGKKQTILISFAALTFAETAYSFLLPWGWMLTVAPVTGFGFGVTEAVIGAMVIDAIAEKKADAMSKIETFFGIGALVVPFIASWLIAIGYWQISFPVMAVMAGATTVSWLFFKQVPEEKNSSAADTKEAVRYPKQAWPLLMTGMLFFAGYVGLEMSLSNYLPSIMIGRIGMNEATAAMTISVFWGTMVIGRIYAGRIAEHVGYGRFLLVCVISGTILLALLNISESSAFSFLLIGLSGLVWAGTFAVALVLMNTRLPGFTERTTSLLIAAGGLGGALLPKATGVLMDTFSAGWAFLLLAAIAAMMLLLLVFLLSLGKSSQAALKT; encoded by the coding sequence TTGAAGAAACTAATCTTTTTGGCGAGCGTATCTTACCTCGTCATCGGTATGGCTCATATTGTTTCCGGAGCCGTTTTAGAATCAATGTTGCAGCATTATGGACTTGCCTATCAAGATGGTGGGCAATTTATTATGAACCAATTTTTAGGGTTTTTGTTTGGTGTCCTCTTCTCCCCTTGGCTGTCTAAAAAACTCGGAAAAAAGCAAACGATCCTCATCTCGTTTGCTGCTTTAACTTTTGCAGAAACGGCATACAGCTTTTTGTTGCCTTGGGGCTGGATGTTAACTGTCGCACCAGTCACTGGGTTCGGTTTTGGTGTAACAGAAGCCGTCATTGGTGCAATGGTGATTGACGCGATCGCAGAGAAGAAAGCAGATGCGATGTCAAAAATAGAAACCTTTTTTGGAATCGGTGCGCTCGTCGTCCCCTTTATTGCAAGCTGGCTCATTGCCATTGGGTATTGGCAAATCAGCTTCCCTGTGATGGCAGTGATGGCCGGTGCCACAACAGTAAGCTGGCTGTTTTTTAAACAAGTACCCGAGGAAAAAAATTCCTCAGCCGCAGACACAAAAGAAGCTGTTCGTTATCCTAAGCAGGCTTGGCCTTTACTGATGACTGGAATGCTCTTTTTTGCCGGATACGTTGGCCTGGAAATGAGTCTATCCAATTATTTGCCTTCCATCATGATCGGTCGCATCGGTATGAATGAAGCCACCGCTGCGATGACAATTAGTGTATTCTGGGGAACGATGGTCATCGGTCGTATATATGCAGGTCGCATTGCCGAGCATGTTGGCTATGGACGCTTTTTACTCGTTTGTGTGATTTCCGGCACAATCCTGCTCGCCCTCTTAAACATAAGTGAATCGTCGGCGTTTAGCTTTTTACTGATTGGTTTAAGTGGGCTTGTGTGGGCAGGAACTTTTGCCGTTGCGCTCGTATTAATGAATACACGCCTGCCCGGTTTTACTGAAAGAACGACAAGTCTCTTAATTGCCGCTGGTGGCCTTGGTGGTGCGCTTCTCCCTAAAGCGACTGGGGTATTAATGGATACTTTTAGTGCGGGCTGGGCATTTTTGTTGCTGGCGGCCATTGCAGCAATGATGCTTCTGCTCCTAGTCTTCCTTCTTTCGTTAGGTAAATCCAGTCAAGCAGCTTTGAAAACATGA
- a CDS encoding alpha/beta fold hydrolase, whose translation MQHQVFTTTVDNHTIEYSIVGAGEPILAFHGGHSNCLETFGYEALVEQGYQIITPSRMGYRGSSKPASNSLAETISLYRRLLIQLHIDQVHILGISAGGPSAILFAANYPTLTQSLLLESAVTGEWLTRKHLLFYIAQGMFRSPIEKWVWSLNARFFQWFPKLMFPMMATSFTTLSRVEVKRQTLPDDLFKMKEMIDRQRSFHGFMIDLKQTKEVTTKDLKRVQCPTLLLYSPHDGAVSPAHSTYAGEHIPKATCQPVHTWGHLLWLGKGSEQTDQYALAFLQQYPIRKRNT comes from the coding sequence ATGCAGCATCAAGTGTTTACAACGACAGTAGACAATCACACCATTGAATACAGTATCGTCGGCGCAGGTGAGCCGATTTTAGCCTTTCACGGCGGTCATTCCAACTGTTTAGAGACATTCGGGTATGAGGCTCTCGTAGAACAAGGCTACCAAATCATCACGCCTTCTCGCATGGGCTACCGCGGTTCAAGCAAGCCTGCTAGCAACAGTTTGGCAGAAACGATTTCTTTGTATCGTCGCCTCCTGATCCAGTTACATATCGATCAAGTTCATATCCTTGGCATTTCAGCAGGTGGACCAAGCGCCATTCTCTTTGCTGCAAATTACCCAACGCTCACACAAAGCTTACTGCTTGAAAGTGCCGTTACAGGCGAATGGCTTACGAGAAAGCATTTGCTTTTTTATATCGCTCAAGGGATGTTTCGTTCACCGATTGAGAAATGGGTATGGTCGCTAAATGCGCGGTTTTTTCAATGGTTCCCAAAATTGATGTTTCCAATGATGGCCACCTCTTTTACAACCTTATCAAGGGTGGAGGTAAAAAGACAAACGCTGCCCGATGACTTATTTAAGATGAAGGAAATGATTGACCGGCAAAGGTCTTTTCACGGGTTTATGATTGACCTCAAACAAACGAAGGAAGTGACGACTAAAGATTTGAAGCGTGTGCAGTGCCCAACACTCCTTTTGTACAGTCCTCATGATGGTGCGGTCAGCCCTGCACACTCGACATACGCAGGCGAACACATCCCTAAAGCCACTTGTCAGCCTGTTCATACGTGGGGCCATCTGCTTTGGCTCGGGAAAGGGTCTGAGCAAACAGATCAATATGCATTGGCATTTCTACAACAGTATCCGATCCGTAAGCGGAACACGTAA
- a CDS encoding ABC transporter permease has translation MGAFPDIRINVGEYVDRFVSFLDTTLEGFFDFIFFISSRTINGITDMLMWLPWWLFVILIVLLGWYFKSLVAGILYGVFIFIIGSFGLWEDMMITISIIVTAVLICLILGIPLGVWMAFSQGFSTIMRPLLDAMQTMPSFVYLIPAIFFFGLGNVSAIFATLIYALPPVIRLTELAIRGVDNEVIESALSFGSSKWQMLKKVQLPQALPTIMAGVNQTTMMALAMVVIASMVGASGLGEQVLVAINQIDIALGFEAGISIVFLAIIIDRITNGVAEKFQKHRSENG, from the coding sequence ATGGGAGCTTTTCCTGATATACGTATCAATGTAGGTGAATACGTAGACCGATTCGTTAGCTTTTTAGACACGACATTAGAAGGATTTTTTGATTTTATCTTTTTTATCTCTTCCAGAACGATTAATGGCATTACAGATATGCTGATGTGGTTGCCTTGGTGGCTATTTGTCATTTTAATCGTTTTACTTGGTTGGTATTTTAAATCTCTGGTTGCTGGAATTTTATATGGTGTCTTTATTTTCATTATCGGTTCTTTCGGTCTTTGGGAAGATATGATGATTACGATTTCAATTATTGTCACAGCAGTCCTTATCTGTTTAATTCTCGGAATTCCACTTGGCGTGTGGATGGCGTTTAGCCAAGGCTTCTCCACCATCATGCGTCCGCTCTTAGATGCGATGCAAACAATGCCGAGCTTTGTATATCTCATTCCTGCGATCTTTTTCTTTGGACTCGGCAATGTGTCGGCCATTTTTGCAACTTTAATTTATGCCCTGCCACCCGTCATTCGTTTAACAGAGCTTGCCATTCGTGGTGTAGACAATGAAGTCATTGAATCCGCCTTGTCTTTTGGCTCCTCAAAATGGCAAATGCTAAAAAAAGTTCAGCTTCCGCAGGCATTGCCGACAATTATGGCTGGTGTGAACCAGACGACAATGATGGCACTTGCCATGGTCGTCATCGCTTCGATGGTTGGCGCATCAGGACTAGGAGAACAAGTGTTAGTCGCAATTAACCAGATTGATATCGCTTTAGGCTTTGAAGCAGGAATCAGCATCGTCTTTTTAGCCATTATTATTGATCGAATTACGAACGGTGTCGCAGAGAAATTTCAAAAGCATAGGAGTGAAAACGGGTGA
- a CDS encoding sugar ABC transporter ATP-binding protein, translating into MIPFHYVIYGSDSMIVEMKNMKKAFGQNIVLDDVSITVQAGQIVALLGENGAGKSTLMNILGGVHTADEGTIKLDGKEVRFATPAESQEAGIAFIHQELNLINDLPIYENMFLGRELKTKHGFLALEEMIKETEDMFRRMQVDLDPRMMVRDLDQSYKQIIEICRAMLSEAAVIIMDEPTTSLTDQEIERVFQMMDLLKAHEVGMIFISHKLKEVMEICDHYVVLRDGQLVAKGQVSDVTSVDLAHAMVGYDVRTERLTRNQAIGDEVLRLEGLTADRVFRDVHFSLNAGEIVGVTGLLGDGRSELFQAVFGAYPVTSGKVYINGKERTIKSTRQAMDEGIAYLPRNRKENAILKDMNILENASIPTWTRFSTYGVIHQKAHVKTFSSLRTSLRIKMNALTDRITSLSGGNQQKVMLAKWLATNPQLLILDNPTQGVDVGGKEDIYDIILKLAEEQMAIIVLSSEAQEIIRLCDRAVVMYQGTIQGEVSREEMNEQNMMHLATGGAFHIQKEEETDA; encoded by the coding sequence TTGATCCCCTTTCATTACGTCATTTATGGAAGTGATTCGATGATCGTTGAAATGAAAAATATGAAGAAAGCGTTTGGGCAAAATATCGTCTTAGATGATGTTTCAATAACGGTGCAAGCGGGGCAAATTGTTGCCTTGCTCGGTGAAAATGGGGCAGGCAAATCAACATTAATGAATATTCTCGGTGGAGTTCATACCGCTGATGAAGGAACCATCAAGTTGGACGGCAAAGAGGTGCGTTTTGCCACACCGGCTGAGTCACAGGAGGCAGGCATCGCTTTTATTCATCAAGAGTTAAACTTAATCAATGACCTTCCAATTTATGAAAATATGTTTTTAGGCAGGGAGCTAAAAACGAAACATGGCTTTTTAGCGTTAGAAGAAATGATTAAAGAAACGGAAGATATGTTTAGACGTATGCAGGTTGATTTAGATCCAAGAATGATGGTGCGCGATTTGGATCAATCGTATAAGCAAATCATCGAAATTTGTCGTGCGATGTTGAGCGAGGCAGCGGTCATTATTATGGATGAACCGACGACGTCTTTGACGGATCAAGAAATCGAGCGCGTATTTCAGATGATGGACTTGTTAAAAGCACATGAGGTCGGGATGATCTTTATTTCTCATAAACTCAAGGAAGTCATGGAAATCTGTGATCATTATGTTGTGCTTCGAGATGGACAACTCGTCGCGAAAGGGCAAGTTTCGGATGTGACTAGTGTGGATTTGGCGCATGCGATGGTCGGTTACGATGTGAGAACGGAGCGGCTCACTAGAAATCAAGCCATTGGTGATGAGGTTTTACGTTTAGAAGGTTTGACTGCTGACCGTGTGTTTCGTGACGTTCATTTTTCGCTCAATGCGGGGGAAATTGTTGGCGTCACAGGGTTGTTAGGCGACGGTCGCAGCGAGCTTTTTCAAGCCGTCTTCGGTGCTTATCCCGTGACATCGGGAAAAGTGTATATCAATGGAAAAGAACGTACCATTAAGAGCACTCGCCAAGCAATGGATGAGGGCATCGCCTATTTACCACGAAATCGTAAGGAAAACGCCATTTTAAAAGATATGAATATTCTTGAAAATGCATCCATACCTACATGGACGCGTTTTTCAACTTACGGCGTGATTCATCAGAAAGCACATGTTAAAACATTTTCTAGCCTGCGTACGTCATTACGAATAAAAATGAATGCTCTCACGGATAGAATCACGAGTCTCTCCGGCGGCAATCAGCAAAAAGTCATGCTTGCGAAATGGCTAGCCACAAATCCGCAGCTGCTTATATTAGATAATCCTACACAAGGGGTCGATGTCGGGGGAAAGGAAGATATTTACGACATCATTCTCAAACTAGCCGAGGAGCAAATGGCGATCATCGTTCTTTCGAGCGAAGCGCAAGAAATCATCCGCCTATGCGATCGAGCTGTCGTCATGTATCAAGGCACTATCCAAGGAGAAGTCAGCAGGGAAGAGATGAATGAGCAAAACATGATGCATTTAGCAACGGGAGGCGCTTTTCACATCCAAAAAGAGGAGGAAACGGACGCATGA
- a CDS encoding ABC transporter permease: MTHIHPIKWFKRKWTNEPLFSTFVALVIMVILQTFVLGFNYDSFGEWFHAWTNNWINILRNNAGIGIIALGMTFIIMTEGIDLAVGSTLVAVGAFTMMLIDTGTKGLLGAIGLSGMPAFVLAIVLALLFGAFLGAVNGGTVTKGMVPPFIATLGAMMVYRSVTQHFMQGYNPSVPIEFTQIANFTFGDYMVMPILYWLVVAFILYYVSKRTIFGRQIIAVGSNQRAARLSGINVNRVKVYVYSLMGLLVAIAAIIQVSRIGSMDFSNAGRGMEMDAIAAAVVGGTSMSGGRGFILGTVYGMLIIAVMNNLLNLFGVPPFLREAFKGFIVVAAVLLQKKQQDY; the protein is encoded by the coding sequence ATGACTCACATTCATCCCATCAAATGGTTTAAACGAAAATGGACGAATGAGCCTTTATTTAGCACGTTTGTTGCGTTAGTGATCATGGTCATCCTCCAAACGTTTGTGCTCGGATTTAATTATGATTCGTTTGGGGAATGGTTTCATGCTTGGACCAATAACTGGATTAATATATTGCGCAATAATGCAGGAATTGGGATCATTGCTTTAGGAATGACTTTTATCATTATGACAGAAGGTATTGACCTAGCTGTCGGGTCAACACTCGTAGCTGTCGGTGCTTTTACGATGATGCTAATCGATACTGGAACGAAAGGTTTATTAGGGGCCATCGGCCTATCGGGGATGCCTGCTTTTGTATTGGCCATTGTTTTAGCATTGCTATTCGGTGCTTTTTTAGGTGCGGTGAATGGTGGGACGGTCACGAAAGGAATGGTGCCGCCATTTATTGCGACATTAGGTGCGATGATGGTGTATCGTAGTGTGACACAGCATTTTATGCAAGGATATAATCCATCGGTGCCCATTGAATTTACGCAAATCGCTAATTTTACATTTGGCGATTATATGGTCATGCCAATTTTATACTGGCTGGTCGTCGCGTTTATATTATACTATGTGTCCAAACGAACGATCTTTGGCAGACAGATCATTGCTGTGGGCTCTAACCAACGCGCCGCTCGTTTATCAGGTATCAATGTAAACAGAGTGAAAGTGTACGTTTACTCTTTGATGGGGCTTCTCGTCGCGATCGCGGCGATTATTCAAGTATCAAGAATTGGTTCAATGGATTTCTCTAACGCAGGTCGAGGGATGGAAATGGACGCCATTGCTGCGGCGGTTGTCGGTGGAACGAGCATGAGCGGTGGACGAGGGTTTATTTTAGGTACGGTGTACGGGATGCTGATCATTGCTGTCATGAATAATTTATTAAACTTGTTTGGTGTCCCACCTTTTTTAAGAGAGGCTTTCAAAGGGTTTATTGTCGTTGCTGCTGTGTTGCTGCAAAAGAAGCAACAGGATTATTAG
- a CDS encoding 5'-3' exonuclease yields MKDTLLLIDGFNLLSRGYFATAYGKNESSLPRNEQGLLINGVRVFVQKMMNLIDRYQCSHVAVAWDVKREETQRRQTHAFYKASRDELPAPLIEQYETTQAILTSLGIEQLTEPPYEADDVIGTISKSWTDDARGHCFIYSNDKDLFQLLSPTCSQIIAQKKQELVYDIEAFSTEFGITPEHWTDIKALLGDKSDNLPGCRGIGPKSALPLIQRYGTVENLYAEIDELDPTLKRHQKKLVAGYDDVLITKSLATIDCDIPTLQEKVLDDFFLHMDELFFLDMTGAYGIKASFPNHLRQTLFS; encoded by the coding sequence ATGAAAGATACCCTTTTATTAATTGACGGATTCAACTTACTTAGCCGTGGCTATTTTGCCACTGCGTATGGCAAAAACGAATCATCCCTGCCACGTAATGAGCAAGGACTTCTCATCAATGGCGTGCGCGTGTTCGTCCAAAAAATGATGAATCTCATCGACCGCTACCAATGCTCTCACGTCGCTGTCGCCTGGGACGTCAAGCGTGAAGAAACACAACGAAGACAAACACATGCTTTTTATAAAGCATCTCGTGACGAACTGCCAGCTCCTTTAATAGAGCAATATGAAACGACGCAAGCCATTCTTACTTCCTTAGGCATTGAGCAGCTGACCGAACCACCTTATGAAGCAGATGATGTCATAGGTACCATTTCCAAAAGCTGGACAGACGACGCGCGCGGCCATTGTTTCATCTATAGTAACGACAAAGACCTTTTTCAATTGTTGAGTCCGACGTGTTCACAAATCATTGCGCAGAAAAAACAAGAGCTTGTCTATGACATTGAAGCATTTTCAACTGAGTTTGGGATTACCCCTGAGCACTGGACTGATATTAAAGCCCTTCTCGGTGATAAAAGTGACAACTTGCCTGGATGCCGTGGCATCGGTCCTAAATCAGCGTTACCTCTCATCCAGAGGTATGGCACGGTGGAAAACCTTTATGCGGAGATTGATGAGCTGGATCCGACATTAAAGCGACATCAAAAAAAGCTTGTGGCGGGCTATGACGACGTTTTGATCACGAAGTCATTAGCAACGATCGATTGCGACATTCCAACGTTGCAAGAGAAAGTACTAGACGATTTCTTTTTGCATATGGACGAGCTGTTCTTTTTAGATATGACAGGAGCCTATGGAATTAAAGCATCTTTTCCAAATCATTTACGCCAGACATTGTTTTCTTAA